From the Fibrobacter sp. UWB11 genome, one window contains:
- a CDS encoding haloacid dehalogenase-like hydrolase has translation MKSPFEQNIIAMVWDCDKTLISSYMQEPLFRHFNVDGGKFWQEVNALKAYYGKQGISVNSDTSYLNHILTYVKAGLFKGLNNALLREFGKELKFYPGLPQFFGEVKSLINDDEKYKAFDIRLEHYVVSTGFAETIRGSAIAPFVDGIYGCEFIETPAQPGFLNSADVSDAADIHEASREISQIASALDNTSKTRYLFEINKGSNKYPDTIDVNSSIARESRRVPFENMIYIADGPSDVPAFSILNYNGGSTFAVYPKGDVKAFRQVDALRRDNRVQMFGEADYETGSQSWLWLTEKVRAIADSIVERKQAAIRNSAGAPPTHLS, from the coding sequence ATGAAATCGCCTTTTGAACAAAATATCATTGCTATGGTGTGGGATTGCGACAAAACCCTCATCAGTTCTTACATGCAGGAACCGCTTTTCAGGCATTTCAATGTCGATGGCGGCAAGTTTTGGCAAGAGGTGAATGCGCTCAAGGCTTATTATGGCAAGCAGGGAATTTCCGTCAATTCCGATACGAGCTATTTGAACCATATCTTGACTTACGTGAAAGCGGGGCTTTTCAAGGGCTTGAACAATGCGCTTTTGCGTGAGTTTGGCAAGGAACTCAAATTTTATCCGGGGTTACCGCAATTTTTTGGCGAGGTAAAATCGCTCATCAACGATGACGAAAAATACAAGGCGTTCGATATCCGCTTGGAACATTATGTTGTAAGCACTGGATTTGCCGAAACGATTCGCGGGAGTGCAATTGCTCCGTTTGTTGATGGTATTTACGGTTGCGAATTTATTGAAACTCCGGCCCAGCCGGGATTCTTGAATAGCGCAGATGTCTCGGATGCCGCGGACATTCACGAAGCATCTCGAGAAATTTCGCAGATTGCATCGGCGCTCGATAATACTTCCAAGACGCGCTACCTCTTTGAAATCAACAAGGGCAGCAACAAGTATCCTGATACGATTGATGTCAACTCTTCGATTGCCCGCGAAAGCCGCCGCGTGCCTTTCGAAAACATGATTTATATTGCCGATGGTCCGAGCGATGTTCCCGCATTCAGCATCCTCAATTACAATGGCGGTAGCACGTTCGCCGTTTACCCCAAGGGCGACGTGAAAGCGTTCCGTCAAGTCGATGCACTCCGTCGTGACAATCGCGTGCAGATGTTCGGCGAAGCCGATTACGAAACAGGAAGCCAGTCATGGCTTTGGCTCACCGAAAAGGTTCGCGCCATTGCCGATTCCATCGTGGAACGCAAGCAGGCTGCTATCCGCAACAGTGCCGGCGCTCCACCTACGCACTTGAGCTAA
- a CDS encoding M23 family metallopeptidase gives MKKLEVHIYPNQDTKGRDITFSVRKVVIYVVLTICAILGFIMFSPFQIVENLSNGNLMDVYHQNSVIKDEIKKIRTVVDTTILKIEETRMVRDSSMKLGGLGFTLEGGSEDDGSPKKNLPEMRATLRKTLNILERDSALAARVPVLHPLKNHHDIKSRFEMVFDAFTDQELPHRGVDFLAAEGDTVYATGGGTVVEVRKHRGFGLTMKIEHMEHVKTFYAHLGETLLKQGAKVRRGDPIAIIGKSGLQSSLGLHYEIRVNGVPVNPEDYFITK, from the coding sequence GTGAAAAAACTTGAGGTGCACATTTATCCGAACCAGGATACCAAAGGGCGCGATATAACGTTCTCTGTCCGTAAAGTTGTAATTTATGTTGTTCTAACTATTTGTGCGATTTTGGGTTTTATTATGTTCTCGCCGTTTCAGATTGTGGAGAACTTGTCGAACGGCAACTTGATGGACGTCTATCACCAAAATTCGGTTATCAAGGATGAAATCAAGAAAATCCGAACGGTGGTCGATACGACAATTTTGAAGATTGAAGAAACGCGCATGGTCCGCGATAGTTCCATGAAACTTGGCGGGTTGGGGTTCACTCTTGAAGGTGGCTCAGAAGACGATGGTTCTCCGAAAAAGAATTTGCCTGAAATGAGAGCGACGCTTCGCAAAACGTTGAATATTTTGGAAAGAGATTCTGCGCTTGCGGCGCGCGTTCCGGTGCTTCATCCGCTCAAGAATCATCATGATATCAAGAGCCGTTTCGAGATGGTGTTCGATGCGTTTACCGACCAGGAACTTCCGCATAGAGGTGTGGATTTTCTAGCTGCAGAAGGCGATACGGTTTACGCAACTGGCGGCGGGACGGTCGTTGAAGTTCGCAAACATCGCGGTTTCGGATTGACCATGAAGATTGAGCACATGGAACATGTGAAGACGTTTTATGCGCATCTTGGCGAAACGCTTTTGAAACAAGGCGCTAAAGTTCGTCGTGGTGACCCGATTGCAATTATTGGAAAAAGTGGTCTCCAGTCGAGTCTTGGCTTGCATTACGAAATTCGCGTAAATGGTGTCCCCGTCAACCCCGAAGATTATTTTATAACGAAATAA
- the dnaN gene encoding DNA polymerase III subunit beta: protein MKFTIQKNVLQDALQAAISAVPNKSTIQILNNFSLRLEGNFLEVSATDLDLGIRVKVEVQGERDGAVVINARKLFDQVKSLVDPSITNITFDAQDYLVKIQWSERGKASIIGFDANDFPPFPEIENGETLNIAASELAFLAEKTLFATSTDSTRLSLNGVFLEAKDGKISMVATDGHRLGRAAIDQEGAELSNGVIIPHKALQHILHMAKGDSTVEVRTSSTHILFNTGSIQVISKLYEGPYPSYRSVIPTQFERTAQANTTEFQNKIRSVISMANARTRKIRLQFDGNILELSATDPDVGGDSREALAITHNGEGSFCIGFNGQFLAEILGMCKSEEVIMKMNNPLGACIIEPVGENMNFSFLLMPTHLTDN from the coding sequence ATGAAGTTTACCATCCAAAAGAATGTATTGCAGGATGCCTTGCAGGCAGCGATTAGCGCCGTCCCGAACAAGTCCACCATTCAGATCCTCAACAACTTTTCACTCCGTCTCGAAGGCAACTTCCTCGAAGTGAGCGCCACCGACTTGGACCTCGGTATCAGGGTCAAGGTGGAAGTGCAGGGCGAACGTGATGGCGCAGTCGTCATCAACGCACGCAAGTTGTTCGACCAGGTGAAGAGCCTTGTGGACCCGAGCATCACGAACATTACTTTTGATGCACAGGATTACTTGGTCAAGATCCAGTGGAGCGAACGCGGTAAAGCAAGCATTATCGGTTTTGATGCAAACGACTTCCCGCCGTTCCCGGAAATCGAAAATGGCGAAACGCTCAACATCGCCGCAAGCGAACTTGCATTCCTCGCCGAAAAGACCTTGTTTGCTACCTCTACCGATTCTACCCGCTTGAGCTTGAACGGCGTGTTCCTCGAAGCAAAGGACGGCAAGATTTCCATGGTCGCTACCGACGGTCACCGTTTGGGCCGCGCAGCAATCGACCAAGAAGGCGCAGAACTTTCGAACGGCGTCATTATCCCGCACAAGGCTTTGCAGCACATTTTGCACATGGCCAAGGGCGATTCCACAGTCGAAGTCCGCACCTCTTCAACACACATCCTCTTTAACACCGGTTCTATCCAGGTGATTTCTAAGCTGTACGAAGGACCGTATCCGAGCTACCGCTCCGTGATCCCGACGCAGTTTGAACGCACCGCACAGGCCAACACTACGGAATTCCAGAACAAGATCCGCAGCGTGATTTCTATGGCTAACGCACGCACACGCAAGATCCGTTTGCAGTTCGACGGCAACATCCTCGAACTCAGCGCCACGGACCCGGATGTCGGCGGCGATTCTCGCGAAGCACTCGCCATTACGCACAACGGCGAAGGCAGCTTCTGCATTGGCTTTAACGGCCAGTTCCTCGCAGAAATCCTCGGCATGTGCAAGAGCGAAGAAGTCATCATGAAGATGAACAACCCGCTCGGCGCTTGCATCATCGAACCGGTTGGCGAAAACATGAACTTCTCGTTCTTGTTGATGCCGACGCACCTGACGGACAACTAA
- a CDS encoding tRNA 2-thiocytidine biosynthesis TtcA family protein translates to MSSQIRKRVNKKITKAIHDFNLIEDGDRVLIATSGGKDSSVLLMELAARLGKFGPKCELAAIHIQSDFADKAPREFLQRMAEEYPQVPFYFKDVAVEARLKEGRKLNCYWCSTQRRTELIKFASENNFNKIALGHHMDDIVETLLMNMLYKGEFSGMPPMVPYEKYPCSIIRPLCYCEESEIIAYAEDADIRKFTCNCEFSKASHRKTIREEIKSLTKGSSTLKANLFESMRNIRMDYLL, encoded by the coding sequence ATGTCAAGTCAAATACGCAAGAGAGTCAATAAAAAAATCACGAAAGCTATTCACGACTTCAACTTGATTGAAGACGGAGACCGCGTGCTCATCGCCACAAGCGGCGGCAAGGATTCTAGCGTTCTCTTGATGGAACTCGCCGCAAGACTCGGCAAATTCGGGCCCAAGTGCGAACTTGCCGCCATCCACATCCAAAGCGATTTTGCAGACAAGGCGCCCCGCGAATTTTTGCAGCGCATGGCAGAAGAATATCCGCAAGTGCCGTTCTACTTTAAGGATGTCGCCGTAGAAGCACGCCTCAAAGAAGGCCGCAAGCTCAACTGTTATTGGTGCAGCACGCAGCGCCGCACGGAACTCATCAAATTCGCAAGCGAAAACAACTTCAACAAGATTGCGCTCGGCCACCACATGGATGACATCGTCGAGACGCTTTTGATGAACATGCTGTACAAAGGCGAATTCAGCGGCATGCCGCCAATGGTGCCGTACGAGAAGTATCCGTGCAGCATTATCCGCCCGCTCTGCTACTGCGAAGAAAGCGAAATCATCGCCTACGCCGAAGACGCGGACATTCGCAAGTTTACCTGCAACTGCGAATTCTCGAAAGCAAGCCACCGCAAAACCATCCGCGAAGAAATCAAAAGCCTAACGAAAGGAAGTTCCACGCTCAAAGCAAACTTGTTCGAAAGCATGAGAAATATCAGAATGGATTATTTGCTGTAA
- a CDS encoding fibrobacter succinogenes major paralogous domain-containing protein yields MRIPFHTSFTIAALSFFLSACSESFTDPRDGQSYDVVKIGDLTWMAENLNYKTEASVCPDGDSRNCKRLGRLYTWAEAKTVCPEGWRLPTKVDFEKLIAEMFKDGVASSKGDAGAALKAKDGWFKKGNGTDEFGFNALPAGYRGAVLKTDDGTVTGGKFDGIGGYAYFWSATEDAENPESNAYYLFLSFSSDAASLNAFAKADYRSVRCVTP; encoded by the coding sequence ATGCGCATCCCATTCCACACCTCTTTCACTATCGCCGCTCTTTCTTTCTTCCTCTCGGCTTGTTCCGAGTCTTTCACGGATCCGCGTGACGGGCAGAGCTATGATGTTGTGAAGATTGGCGATCTCACATGGATGGCGGAGAATCTGAATTACAAAACGGAGGCGAGTGTTTGTCCGGATGGGGACTCGCGAAATTGCAAGCGCCTGGGGAGGCTCTATACATGGGCGGAGGCGAAAACGGTTTGCCCTGAGGGTTGGCGCCTCCCGACGAAAGTGGATTTCGAAAAACTTATTGCGGAGATGTTCAAGGATGGCGTGGCGTCGTCCAAAGGCGATGCGGGCGCGGCTTTGAAGGCTAAAGATGGTTGGTTCAAGAAAGGAAACGGCACGGATGAATTCGGATTCAACGCGCTTCCGGCGGGTTATCGCGGCGCAGTTTTGAAAACGGATGATGGTACAGTTACTGGAGGCAAGTTCGATGGTATTGGTGGGTATGCGTACTTTTGGAGTGCGACGGAAGATGCTGAAAATCCTGAATCGAATGCATATTACTTGTTCTTGTCGTTCAGCAGTGATGCGGCGAGCTTGAACGCGTTCGCGAAGGCGGACTATCGATCCGTAAGATGTGTAACGCCATAA
- a CDS encoding GIY-YIG nuclease family protein codes for MEQKEKTGFIYVLTNESFHKANWIKIGYAEDVERRVRDLSGTSVPLPYKVYCTYEIPRINGTKDPDKLVHNLIQLLNPGLRISPNREFFEIDPWDAYDMLSAIAQMHGRSDKLKLYEVNESDKPEPADEEYSVESLFPPKTEIALLFNKISNVILSIDNAIKPKPLQRYVAFKKGEGKHCNIVCLWPKSGWIEMVLNVKLGSIKDESGLVYDISNRQWPSAQYALRFNEDTDMEVVKNIVKQICALKKK; via the coding sequence ATGGAACAGAAAGAAAAGACTGGCTTTATTTATGTCCTTACCAATGAAAGTTTCCATAAGGCAAACTGGATAAAGATAGGGTATGCCGAAGATGTCGAAAGGCGTGTTAGGGATTTATCCGGAACATCTGTTCCTCTTCCGTACAAGGTTTATTGTACCTATGAAATCCCCAGAATAAATGGAACAAAAGATCCTGATAAGTTGGTTCATAATCTCATTCAGTTGCTTAACCCTGGTTTAAGGATTTCTCCAAATAGGGAGTTTTTTGAGATTGATCCTTGGGATGCCTATGACATGCTTTCTGCAATAGCGCAAATGCATGGTCGGAGTGACAAACTAAAACTCTATGAGGTAAACGAATCCGATAAACCAGAGCCTGCTGATGAAGAATATTCTGTTGAATCTTTATTCCCGCCTAAAACAGAGATTGCTTTGTTATTCAATAAAATAAGCAATGTAATTCTTTCTATTGATAATGCCATTAAACCGAAACCCTTGCAAAGGTATGTTGCATTTAAAAAGGGTGAAGGAAAACATTGCAATATTGTTTGCCTTTGGCCTAAAAGCGGGTGGATTGAAATGGTTTTGAATGTTAAATTGGGTTCTATCAAAGACGAATCGGGCTTGGTGTATGACATATCCAATAGACAATGGCCGTCTGCTCAATACGCGCTTCGTTTCAATGAAGATACAGATATGGAAGTTGTAAAAAATATTGTCAAACAAATTTGTGCGTTGAAGAAGAAATAG
- a CDS encoding ATP/GTP-binding protein, which produces MLVSFTVGNFRSFKENKTFSMKATSIQELKEFIREDNNFKLLPSIAIYGANSSGKSNLLSAIGMMKKILLSSVKTNPTEELKTDPFKLDELYPQKPTFFEVVFTSSDDTYKYGFEYSPRKINREWLYTIKNDKEKRLFIRNNDGIGVSKDFPEGKDKEESTADNRLFLSLVAQLNGKTSKSIMGWFEDLRVTSGVKDDDFKTFSIKYLFAANEKSEKAKSFLNGMDLGFSNIRESETGLKKYARDNITGLEALLNFIPDELNNALKFPTLETGHIVRKKDGSSSEAFFSNDEMESEGTKKIINMSGPIIDTLEKGGIIVIDEFDAKLHPLLTKKIIELFNSPETNANKAQLIFATHDTNLLSNKIFRRDQIWFAEKNREDESTDIYPLSEIKEQNGEKIRYDRVYEKDYINGRYGAIPYLRG; this is translated from the coding sequence ATGCTTGTATCGTTTACTGTAGGAAATTTCCGTTCGTTCAAAGAGAACAAGACCTTTTCCATGAAGGCCACCTCCATTCAGGAACTCAAGGAATTCATACGCGAAGATAACAACTTCAAACTGCTACCATCTATAGCCATTTACGGAGCGAATTCCAGCGGCAAAAGCAATTTGCTTTCGGCTATAGGAATGATGAAAAAGATTCTGCTTTCTTCCGTTAAGACAAATCCAACAGAAGAACTGAAAACAGACCCTTTTAAATTAGACGAACTTTATCCGCAAAAACCGACTTTTTTCGAAGTCGTATTCACATCGAGCGATGACACCTATAAGTATGGCTTTGAATATAGTCCAAGAAAAATTAATAGAGAATGGCTGTATACAATCAAAAACGATAAGGAAAAGCGTCTTTTTATTCGAAACAACGATGGTATAGGCGTTAGCAAAGATTTTCCTGAAGGAAAAGACAAAGAAGAATCTACAGCAGACAACCGCTTATTTTTGTCTCTTGTAGCACAGTTGAACGGGAAAACATCAAAATCTATAATGGGATGGTTTGAAGATTTGAGAGTCACTTCCGGCGTAAAGGACGACGATTTTAAGACCTTCTCAATCAAATATTTGTTTGCAGCCAATGAAAAATCGGAAAAAGCAAAAAGTTTTCTTAATGGAATGGATTTAGGATTTTCTAATATCAGAGAATCCGAAACAGGATTAAAAAAGTATGCCCGCGACAATATTACAGGGTTAGAAGCATTATTAAACTTCATTCCCGATGAACTAAACAATGCTCTAAAATTTCCAACACTCGAAACAGGGCACATTGTTCGAAAAAAAGATGGCTCATCAAGCGAAGCCTTCTTTTCCAATGATGAAATGGAATCTGAAGGAACGAAAAAAATCATCAATATGTCAGGGCCGATTATAGACACACTTGAAAAGGGCGGAATAATCGTTATTGATGAATTTGACGCCAAGCTCCACCCCCTACTCACCAAGAAAATCATTGAATTATTTAATTCTCCCGAGACAAATGCAAACAAGGCTCAACTGATATTCGCGACACATGACACAAACTTGCTCAGCAACAAGATTTTCCGCAGGGATCAAATCTGGTTTGCAGAAAAGAACCGCGAAGACGAATCGACCGACATCTATCCGCTTAGCGAAATCAAAGAACAAAACGGGGAAAAGATAAGATACGATCGAGTTTACGAGAAAGACTACATCAATGGCAGATATGGCGCAATTCCTTACTTGAGAGGTTAA
- a CDS encoding RloB family protein translates to MKKLSLEEIAQEEKIHAQRIEQESQAKERFVKLTFLIATEGTQTEPNYFNALKAELEKSNRFNIDISVQGKGKSTTALVSKVHRQIKYNHQEYDRVWVVFDRDEFPDFDEAIQQAAEHKINCAWSNESFELWLLLHFKDVSERTSRKDLCDLLEEAIRNELHKTDPNALYDYTKGNIKIYEHATTLGNEAKAFARAEALRNNFKGSANAPSMQNPCTHVDELVFELRNPELTAEKVREEEKNENSSY, encoded by the coding sequence ATGAAAAAACTCTCGTTAGAAGAAATTGCACAAGAAGAAAAAATACACGCACAACGAATTGAGCAGGAATCGCAAGCCAAAGAGCGATTTGTAAAGCTCACATTTTTGATTGCAACCGAAGGCACACAGACTGAGCCGAATTATTTCAATGCACTCAAAGCGGAGCTCGAAAAATCGAACAGATTCAACATCGACATTTCCGTGCAAGGCAAAGGGAAATCGACAACAGCACTTGTCAGCAAAGTTCATCGCCAGATAAAATACAACCACCAAGAATACGACCGCGTCTGGGTCGTATTTGACCGGGATGAATTTCCCGATTTTGACGAAGCCATCCAACAAGCCGCAGAACACAAAATCAATTGCGCTTGGTCAAACGAAAGTTTTGAACTTTGGCTACTACTGCATTTCAAAGATGTTTCTGAACGCACAAGTCGCAAAGACCTTTGTGATTTGCTAGAAGAAGCCATCCGTAACGAATTGCATAAAACCGACCCGAACGCCCTCTACGACTACACCAAAGGCAACATCAAAATCTACGAGCATGCAACAACTCTCGGCAACGAAGCAAAAGCTTTCGCAAGAGCTGAAGCCCTTAGGAATAATTTTAAGGGTTCAGCAAATGCTCCAAGCATGCAAAATCCTTGCACACATGTAGATGAACTTGTATTTGAACTGAGAAATCCAGAACTGACGGCTGAGAAAGTTAGGGAAGAAGAAAAGAACGAAAACTCAAGCTACTAA
- a CDS encoding DUF5131 family protein, whose product MKTTKIEWTDQTWNPVTGCDRLSEGCANCYAATMSLRLQNMGLVKYKNGFDVTIHEESLDEPLHWRSPSNIFVCSMSDLFNEKVPFTFIDKVFKTIKKATNHRFQILTKRAERMEEYFRTRSVPDNAWIGVTVENSARKNRIAVLRKIDAKVRFLSCEPLLSDLGKTNLDGIHWVIVGGESGPKARPMQKAWVEKIQKQASEQKVAFFFKQWGTWGADGVRRSKKANGKLLNGKIYQAMPKG is encoded by the coding sequence ATGAAAACTACAAAGATTGAATGGACCGATCAGACTTGGAATCCGGTTACTGGATGTGACCGCTTATCTGAAGGTTGTGCAAATTGTTATGCGGCAACCATGTCTTTGCGTTTGCAGAATATGGGGCTGGTGAAATATAAAAACGGCTTTGATGTTACAATACATGAAGAATCTTTAGATGAACCTCTTCATTGGCGATCTCCCAGCAACATCTTTGTATGTTCCATGAGTGACCTGTTCAATGAAAAAGTTCCTTTTACTTTTATTGATAAGGTTTTCAAAACAATCAAAAAGGCCACGAATCATCGCTTTCAAATTCTCACGAAAAGAGCGGAACGAATGGAGGAATATTTCAGAACGCGAAGCGTGCCGGATAATGCTTGGATTGGAGTAACCGTTGAGAACTCTGCTCGTAAAAACCGTATAGCAGTATTGCGTAAAATCGATGCTAAAGTTCGCTTTCTCTCATGTGAACCTTTGCTAAGTGATCTTGGTAAGACTAATCTTGACGGAATACATTGGGTCATTGTTGGTGGTGAAAGCGGCCCTAAGGCAAGGCCAATGCAAAAAGCATGGGTGGAAAAAATCCAGAAGCAAGCTTCGGAACAGAAAGTCGCTTTCTTTTTTAAACAGTGGGGAACATGGGGTGCTGACGGAGTCCGCCGTTCTAAAAAGGCAAACGGAAAGTTGTTAAATGGGAAAATTTACCAAGCGATGCCGAAGGGGTAG
- the tcmP gene encoding three-Cys-motif partner protein TcmP: MPEFFDKFNDSTKAKLGIYKAYITKYLKVLSKAYKQSWNTKNSVYIADLFAGPGQDELGNPGSPLILLDYLSQTYLDDLQVKICFNEMNPENFQKLKQLVSEHKAPRQSWVEVNVQNQDYSEILPKIIAKHKNHNYFKRFFFIDPFGYKGIHLDDIKAILNDGNTELLLFLPVSFIYRFKSKDEDYKAIRMFLDDFISVPDPSTIGSDVAFVRSILDTLREKLGLFVDSFIIQDNSGKGHNCLIYFSSNRKGLEKFVETKWNIDKEEGSGYNKNQGDQVSFLESFFYESLEEKLMTFLETGHKTNIEVRNFCYEHGSLPKHGNAALKKFSEQGKIQVRLCDETKQPRKNAFYLDDDKTERIYIKAV; this comes from the coding sequence ATGCCCGAATTCTTTGACAAATTTAACGATTCTACCAAGGCTAAACTTGGCATCTATAAGGCCTATATAACAAAATACCTTAAGGTATTAAGTAAGGCGTATAAGCAATCGTGGAATACAAAGAATTCCGTCTATATAGCAGATTTATTCGCTGGTCCTGGACAAGATGAATTGGGCAATCCCGGAAGTCCCTTGATATTATTGGACTATCTTTCCCAAACATATTTGGATGACTTGCAGGTAAAGATATGCTTCAATGAAATGAATCCTGAAAATTTTCAAAAACTCAAACAGCTTGTGTCTGAACATAAGGCTCCCAGACAATCCTGGGTAGAAGTGAATGTCCAAAATCAGGATTATTCGGAGATACTTCCTAAAATAATAGCAAAACACAAAAATCATAATTATTTCAAGAGATTTTTCTTTATAGATCCCTTCGGTTATAAAGGTATTCATTTGGATGACATAAAGGCCATTTTGAATGATGGAAATACAGAACTCTTGCTCTTTTTGCCAGTATCCTTTATTTATCGTTTTAAGAGTAAGGACGAAGATTATAAAGCTATAAGAATGTTTTTAGATGATTTTATATCTGTACCAGATCCATCTACGATAGGAAGTGATGTTGCGTTTGTTCGCAGTATTCTTGATACGCTTCGAGAAAAGTTGGGCTTGTTTGTTGATAGTTTTATCATTCAAGACAATTCTGGTAAAGGACATAATTGTTTGATTTATTTTTCCAGCAATCGTAAAGGATTGGAAAAATTCGTTGAAACGAAATGGAACATAGATAAGGAAGAAGGTTCAGGATATAACAAGAACCAAGGCGACCAGGTTTCATTCCTTGAATCTTTTTTTTATGAGTCTCTAGAAGAAAAGTTAATGACTTTTTTGGAAACAGGGCATAAGACGAATATAGAAGTTCGCAATTTTTGTTATGAACATGGTTCCTTGCCTAAGCATGGTAATGCTGCATTGAAAAAATTTAGTGAGCAGGGAAAAATTCAGGTTCGTTTATGCGATGAAACGAAACAACCTAGAAAGAACGCGTTCTATCTTGATGATGATAAAACCGAAAGAATTTATATTAAGGCTGTTTAA
- a CDS encoding AAA family ATPase, translating to MKKYIAFWIDKYIPLDEFDSSGSCLFENFFVNLSSEYCVQKDEQQLVFTINKSICKKGGYNPSSFFSENISDLKVFIGDNGAGKTQLLKKIAKITAGYNKCEEKYVLLCVDDEKKEYGYITNVESEIKCSIAENTFVEYNEKRYDLADVSEESLLEGLYLYYSPIFNDVDYRWETKSYAPMTLNLKNISTDALLAYDLSALTMLREEMDKKYKDFDRLSAYLQMEHQRLNDFLIENGEYISKFFNIPNRLFFKPMLENVLACINILVSRNEKAFINQHFIFELQNKGETKGYQSLDHISKQKILEQSRTDFASKFETLSLDDKFRYSLLLNYCCHEKFESDEDLNELIYFDDVSNLKLWNRDSFFEVRDKMKKILNECKKVGKAQKDGYEFNVARSKDSLKIINRLYNSLLLDTPFFEFSLSRPFSSGERYLVKFYYRLYSALKKDCCGNVYLFIDEADTCLHPDWQYHWVERFVSGLKMISDSLRENGYISNGLHCQIFLTTHSPFVLTELLRDNVVFLKRVYNEENGFWQNVEVRDYLVEDKPSTFFAGNMFDILNSGFFVENTIGNFAENKIKECIDLIKENKNSEYAEMLISQIGDPILKELVSNLRD from the coding sequence ATGAAAAAATATATTGCATTTTGGATTGATAAATATATTCCATTAGACGAGTTTGATTCTAGTGGCTCCTGTTTATTTGAAAATTTTTTTGTTAATCTCTCATCTGAATATTGTGTTCAAAAAGATGAACAACAACTTGTATTTACAATAAATAAAAGTATTTGCAAAAAGGGAGGATATAATCCTTCATCATTCTTTTCGGAAAATATTTCTGATTTGAAAGTATTTATCGGTGATAATGGTGCTGGTAAAACGCAACTTTTAAAAAAAATAGCAAAGATTACTGCTGGATATAATAAATGTGAAGAGAAGTATGTGTTGTTATGTGTTGATGATGAGAAAAAAGAGTATGGTTATATTACAAATGTTGAATCTGAAATAAAATGTTCCATAGCCGAAAATACATTTGTTGAATATAACGAAAAACGTTATGATCTAGCGGATGTTTCTGAAGAATCATTACTTGAAGGATTATATCTGTATTATTCGCCTATTTTCAATGATGTGGATTATAGATGGGAAACGAAGTCTTATGCACCTATGACATTGAATTTGAAAAACATTTCAACAGATGCTTTATTGGCTTATGATTTGAGTGCTTTAACAATGCTCCGTGAAGAGATGGATAAAAAGTACAAAGACTTTGATCGACTTAGTGCATATCTTCAAATGGAACATCAAAGATTGAATGATTTTTTAATTGAAAATGGTGAATATATTTCAAAATTTTTTAATATTCCAAATAGGTTGTTCTTTAAACCAATGTTGGAAAATGTTTTGGCATGTATAAATATTCTTGTGTCGCGCAATGAAAAAGCTTTTATAAATCAGCATTTTATTTTTGAATTACAAAATAAGGGTGAAACAAAAGGATATCAGTCCTTAGACCATATTTCAAAACAAAAAATATTAGAACAATCAAGAACAGATTTTGCAAGCAAATTTGAAACTTTAAGTTTAGATGATAAATTTCGTTACTCATTGTTGCTGAATTACTGCTGTCATGAAAAATTTGAATCGGACGAGGATTTAAATGAATTGATTTATTTTGACGATGTATCCAATCTAAAATTATGGAATCGGGATTCATTTTTTGAAGTACGTGATAAAATGAAAAAAATCCTTAATGAATGTAAAAAAGTTGGGAAGGCGCAAAAAGATGGCTATGAATTTAATGTTGCTCGAAGCAAGGATTCGTTGAAAATTATTAATAGGCTTTACAACAGCCTATTGCTGGATACACCATTTTTTGAGTTTTCTTTATCTAGACCGTTTAGTTCTGGAGAAAGATATTTGGTGAAGTTTTATTACCGTTTGTATTCTGCGCTGAAAAAAGATTGTTGTGGAAATGTATACCTGTTTATTGATGAAGCAGACACTTGTTTACATCCAGACTGGCAATATCATTGGGTTGAAAGATTTGTTTCGGGACTAAAAATGATAAGCGACTCTCTTAGAGAGAATGGATATATTTCGAATGGTCTGCATTGTCAAATATTCCTGACAACACATTCTCCATTTGTTCTTACGGAGTTACTGCGTGATAACGTTGTCTTTTTGAAAAGGGTGTATAACGAAGAGAATGGTTTTTGGCAAAATGTGGAAGTTAGGGATTATTTGGTAGAAGATAAACCATCAACATTCTTTGCTGGCAATATGTTTGATATATTAAATTCTGGTTTTTTTGTAGAAAATACAATAGGAAATTTTGCTGAAAATAAAATAAAGGAATGTATTGATTTGATAAAAGAGAACAAAAATAGCGAATATGCAGAAATGTTGATATCACAAATTGGCGATCCTATTTTGAAAGAATTGGTTTCCAATCTTAGAGATTAA